The Candidatus Tanganyikabacteria bacterium DNA segment CCTCCACGATGCGCTGGTTCTCGATCTGCGAGAGGAACTGGTTGGCCAGCACCAGCGAGAGCCCGAACTTGCGGCCCTCGGAAAGCAGCGTCACGAAATTCTCCGTGGCAAACGTCTGGAACTCGTCGACGTAGAGGTGAAACGGCCGCCGCCGCTCCCGGGGGATCCGCGCCCGCGCCATCGCGGCGGTTTGCAGCCGCGCGAGCATCACCATCCCGAGGAATGCCGAGTTGCGCTCGGTGAGCTCGCCCTTGGCCAGGTTGACCAGCAGGATCTTCCCCGAGTTCATCACGTCCTGGAGGTCGATGGTGGAGCGTTGCTGGGAAAAGATGTGGCGCAGCATCGGATCGAACACGTAGGGCTCGAGCTTCGACGCCCAGTAGGCGCTGTTGACGTTGCCGTCGCTGTCGCTGCGGTTGTAGCGCTGGCTCGGCAGGACGTTCTCGACCCAGCTCTCGAGCACGCGATCGCCGGTCTGGAGCGGGAGCCAGCGCTTGTAGAAGCCGGGCTCCTGGAACAGGGCGTACAGCTCGTGCAACGTCCCGGGATCCGAAGGTCGCGACATCACGAGCAGCGCGTTCATGCGCATGTGCTGGTAGAAGACCGGCCCGCCGAAGCTTCCCGCGTTGGACGCGCCGTACTCGTCGTTCATCAGGCGCCGCAGGATGGCGAGGAACTCGTTGACGACGAGGTAGCGCTGCGCTTCGTCGTCGAACTCCAGGATGTTGAGGCCCACCGGGAACTCGGTGTCGGTCGGATCGAAGAGCACGACGTCGTCCACGCGGTGGGGCGGAATGCTGGCGACGACCTCGCGAAACAGGTCGCCATGCGGATCGATCAGGCACACTCCGTGGCCGGCCTCGATGTCGTCCAGGATCATGGACCGCAACAGGGATGATTTGCCCGTCCCGGTCTGGCCGAGGATGTAGACGTGCCGGTGACGGTCTTCCTGGGGTATCCGGACGATCCGATCGTCTCCGGGCAGCGTGGGATGACCTATCGAGACGCCTTCTTCCGGAAGCGCCCGAGGTGGCGGGTAGTGGCGCCAGTTGCGCATCTCGAGGCCCGCTGGCTCCTGCAGCGTCGCGGGCGGGAGGCGGAAACCGGCCGTCGCCTCCACCGAGTCGAAGAGAAACACCAGCCGCCCGGCGGCCGCGGGTACACCGGGCAACCCGGGCAGGAAGAGGTCGGCCGCGCCAAACGCTTCGGCGGCCGCGGGTTGATCCGCAAGGTCGATCGTCTCGTAGCCACCGGCCATGAACTCTTCGGGCAGCGCCGCACTGCCGGGGTAGTGCCCGCCGGCCGGCTGCGTGAAGAGCTGGCCCAGGACATCCGACACGATCGGCGGGATGCGCTCGGGCGAAGCCACCTCGACGGTCAGGAGGCCCGCGTTGTCGGAGAGACCCTGCAGGCGGCGAATCTGGAACGTCTGGTGCATGCGGGCAACGGCCTGGAGCGTCGGCTCGAGGCCCGACAGATCGAGCGGCAGGG contains these protein-coding regions:
- a CDS encoding type IV secretion system DNA-binding domain-containing protein — translated: MLSALLGILIRQKSPISVSCRLRPTRLAAGESAFVEAQIALCERYMQASLTGTPLPLDLSGLEPTLQAVARMHQTFQIRRLQGLSDNAGLLTVEVASPERIPPIVSDVLGQLFTQPAGGHYPGSAALPEEFMAGGYETIDLADQPAAAEAFGAADLFLPGLPGVPAAAGRLVFLFDSVEATAGFRLPPATLQEPAGLEMRNWRHYPPPRALPEEGVSIGHPTLPGDDRIVRIPQEDRHRHVYILGQTGTGKSSLLRSMILDDIEAGHGVCLIDPHGDLFREVVASIPPHRVDDVVLFDPTDTEFPVGLNILEFDDEAQRYLVVNEFLAILRRLMNDEYGASNAGSFGGPVFYQHMRMNALLVMSRPSDPGTLHELYALFQEPGFYKRWLPLQTGDRVLESWVENVLPSQRYNRSDSDGNVNSAYWASKLEPYVFDPMLRHIFSQQRSTIDLQDVMNSGKILLVNLAKGELTERNSAFLGMVMLARLQTAAMARARIPRERRRPFHLYVDEFQTFATENFVTLLSEGRKFGLSLVLANQFLSQIENQRIVEAIAGNVGTILAFRIGAMDAERMALEFAPTVTKHDLINLANFHVYARMLISGQATRPFSLRTAFRPAEVDTPAAAEVRDRSRRRYGRPRAEVELELAERFAVREEKNEARLSF